A DNA window from Danio aesculapii chromosome 1, fDanAes4.1, whole genome shotgun sequence contains the following coding sequences:
- the ednrba gene encoding LOW QUALITY PROTEIN: endothelin receptor Ba (The sequence of the model RefSeq protein was modified relative to this genomic sequence to represent the inferred CDS: inserted 2 bases in 1 codon) yields MRFQQIMETRCVFCFFFLLTENIAVMSAQGKDFNQSWLSMGPLSPTLISTIVIGNPINESMPRRPRVLPPMCTGPTEIRDTFKYINTVVSCLVFVVGIIGNSTLLRIIYKNKCMRNGPNILIASLALGDLLHIMIDIPINVYKLLAEDWPFGVGLCKLVPFIQKTSVGITVLSLCALSIDRFRAVSSWNRIKGIGVPKWTAIEIILIWVLSIILAVPEAIAFDMITMDYKGEQLRICLLHPMQRIKFMQFYKSAKDWWLFSFYFCMPLTCTAIFYTLMTCEMLRKKXNGVQIALSDHIKQRREVAKTVFCLVLVFALCWLPLHLSRILKLTIYDEGDPNRCELLSFFLVLDYIGINMASVNSCINPIALYMVSKRFKSCFRSCLCCWCLPPEILAMDDKQSCMKLKVTERGSEQSNSRVSNKYTSN; encoded by the exons ATGCGTTTCCAACAAATTATGGAAACAAGatgcgttttttgttttttctttctcctGACTGAAAACATTGCAGTGATGAGTGCTCAAGGAAAGGATTTTAATCAGAGTTGGCTTTCCATGGGACCTTTGTCTCCAACACTAATATCTACGATTGTAATAGGAAACCCGATCAACGAGTCCATGCCTCGGCGACCAAGAGTTTTGCCTCCTATGTGCACAGGTCCCACGGAAATCAGGGATACCTTCAAGTATATTAACACCGTGGTTTCATGCCTTGTATTTGTAGTTGGGATAATCGGAAATTCTACGCTGCTtagaataatttataaaaacaaatgcatgcgGAACGGTCCAAATATTCTCATTGCAAGTCTGGCGCTTGGGGACCTCTTACACATCATGATAGACATTCCCATCAATGTGTATAAG CTTCTGGCTGAAGATTGGCCATTTGGTGTTGGACTTTGCAAACTGGTTCCTTTTATACAAAAGACATCAGTTGGCATTACAGTTCTGAGTTTGTGTGCACTGAGCATAGACAG GTTTCGAGCAGTGTCATCCTGGAACCGCATCAAAGGCATTGGTGTTCCCAAATGGACAGCCATTGAAATCATTCTGATATGGGTGTTGTCCATTATACTTGCAGTGCCAGAGGCCATTGCCTTTGACATGATCACAATGGACTACAAAGGAGAGCAGCTTAGGATTTGCCTTCTGCACCCTATGCAGAGAATCAAGTTTATGCAG ttttataaGTCAGCCAAAGATTGGTGGCTTTTCAGCTTCTACTTTTGCATGCCGTTGACATGTACTGCCATCTTCTACACTCTTATGACCTGTGAAATGCTTCGGAAAAA AAATGGAGTCCAAATTGCACTCAGTGATCACATAAAACAG AGACGTGAGGTGGCTAAAACCGTTTTCTGTTTGGTGTTAGTCTTTGCACTGTGCTGGCTTCCACTGCATCTTAGTCGTATTCTTAAACTTACGATTTATGATGAAGGGGACCCCAACCGTTGTGAGCTTCTGAG CTTCTTCTTGGTTCTTGATTATATTGGGATCAACATGGCATCAGTGAACTCATGTATAAACCCAATTGCTTTGTACATGGTTAGCAAGCGCTTCAAGAGCTGCTTCAGA TCATGTCTGTGTTGCTGGTGTCTGCCTCCTGAAATACTAGCCATGGATGACAAACAGTCCTGCATGAAGCTGAAGGTAACAGAGCGAGGATCTGAACAAAGTAACAGCCGTGTCTCCAACAAGTATACTTCAAATTAG